The Coccidioides posadasii str. Silveira chromosome 2, complete sequence genomic interval TCCTGGACACCGCGTTGGCATAAAATGGATACAAATGGCGGTGGAGAATGGAAAGTCGCGACGAGAAGCCTTAAGCGATTGGCCTTGGAAGACATTGTCAGGAACTTTGTAACTCTGTCCAGCAAGGCCTAGGCCTGAACGATAGTTTAGTGCTGGTTCAGATCGGCCCATTTGGGCGATAAGAACACAGAATTGGCCGAGGCTGGCGGCTATCAGGGAGACAACCGCAATCCCGGAGGCAGCCAAGCGAACAAGGAGAGGGTGCACTCAGCCATGCCTTTCTGCTGATTCCCCCTTTGGGCCTTGCATGCACTCCCAGGTGTGATGACCGGAATTCCGGGGAGTTATGGAGATAGATAGGAGAATGACTTAAGAACGCACCGACGTGGTCGATGCTGAACAAGACCTCACATGCCATGAGCATCACGGTGTCGAACAAGGCCCATTTACCCCGTAAAACCATTCCGGATTTCACTTGGCATAGCCGGTCGTGAGCTTATTGACCGTGAAGCAGAAGGCCCTCAACTCCCTCAAGCATTGGCCTTGAGAACAGCGCTCATCTCGAACGGACAGAATATAACATATCCTGATAAGGCGTTGTTCAGAGAAACTGAAAGTCGCACACGCACCTGGTGGAGGACTCTGAGATATTCCTTTCAAGACGGCCTGACTCCCACCGAGATGTGGAGAGTATGGGTGATTATCCCCTCTGTACATCCGTGCGGAGAAGCAGTACTCAAAAGTCACGCTCTCAAGAGGTAGGTATGTGCTCCAGCTCTCCAAATCTCCTTCATCTCTGACTCGAGATTTGGTCCGAGGACTGCCCTCGCTCCTACTCATCGGAACACTGGGGAGCCAAGAGGCGGTCTTGATCCAAGAGGACCACACGAACACGCGACAGACCGGCGGTCGCATTCTGTCCTTGGCGATCAACTTGGCCTGCGCTGCTGAACCAAAGCCGAAACAACCTTGTGAGCGAAGCGAGGTCGTGGAGTTGACGTGATCGAACCCATAGGTTCCCAATTCACGCACATCCATCGgcgttaaaaaaaaaaaaaaaaaaaatccggAGCAATACGAGGCTCGTATGGCGCGATTCGCCCTGCATATTACGCACAGTGTGACAAGACCGGTTAATTGGGCGGTCACTAATCCAAGTTGTACGAGTTTGGATAAACAAAAAGCAATGAGCATCCTTGGTCGCCCGGTTTCCCCGCGCGAAGAGTTCCCCAGGGTCAACGTGCATATACTCCGTTTCATTGGTTCGAATGGTGGTTTCAAGAGAAAATTTCTTTCGCATCCGTCGTTAACTAACCAACTGGAAGTGTCTCCGGACTCCGGAGAACTTCACCAAATGTTGGACTGACAAAGTGCACCCTTTCTGCCCCACGAGTAAGACGAAGCGAGATGCATTAATGAAGTCAAAAACGTGAGACCTCAATTCCACACACTCCACGATTCCAATGCCGATTGGGCTCTGACGTCGTCATATCTGCACAGACCCCTTTCATTCACTTGCCTCCGCAGAATATGGACAGAAGGACCGCCAAAGCATACTCCGCACGTACGCTGAGTTTTTTGGAGTTAATCACATTTGTGAATGACCCTCTTCTCTCAGAAATGATCTCGAGGGGAGGCAATAGAGATACCATAACCACCAAGGGACAGCCACTTCCCGTGGCCCGGCCCTAAGCacatattttttttctttccatGAGTCTTACCGGATCTAGGTTGATGTTACAAGCTCGACTTTCTTGCCTGCAGCCTTTCGCGTGGCGAAATTGAGGATTTTGCGTCCTCACAAAGTTGTGATATGAGAAGGCACCAATGCTTTTCATCAGGCTTTTTTAGCATGGCGAGGTACATATATGAAGCCGCTCTTAGACGCTTCTTATGTCTATCTTATTGCCATTTCCTTAACTGGCGGTTGCCACATTTTGAGCAATGCTCCGCAGCTCATGATGCCAGCATAATGTGATTCACGGGGCCTCTTTCCACAACTTTTACTTCTGGCTAGAAGGCCCTTATGCCCGGAGGGCTATTCACATATTTGACTTTCTCAGTTATGTCTTAACCGGTCCAAATTCGGTATTCTCAAGGGCCACAATAAGAGGCGTAGAAACACTTAATAGGTGACAATTACTAATGAAAAAGTAAGGGAACTTCATCGTGCTCGGGTTGACGGCCGCATGGTCGTATCGGCGGGGACTGTAGGATCCCTTACACGCTAAACAGGGAGCAAGAATAAGACAGCTTTCGAATATGAGGCTGTTCTAACCATCGAGACGAAAGTTCCAAGTCAGCATCATGTACACCCTCGGATCCTCCTCGAAGGCCGGATTTACGGGGCGCTAGCGCAAGCTTAAAAAGGCTTGAGTTCCTTGGTGGCCAATCAACATTTCCGTCGGAGTATTTGGGCGTGTGCACCATTTTGGtgataaacaaaaaaagagtcAGGTCTTGCCAAGATCACCTTCGGACTGGGAAATCAGGTCCCAGTACCCATGGTTAGCCTAGTCGAAATAAATATTTCAGCATAGGATTCTCAGCTACTAGTCAAAAGCAGATTTTGGCAAGATTGATGCTTTAGGCTGGCTTCACATAGTAAGTTCCAAAAGAAGTCTTATCTATGAGACACAAGTTTCTCAATAAGTTAATCAATCATAGCAAACTCAGCAAAAGTACGCCCCCGTGCCACTTTGGAAAGAAGAAGGTCCAGTCGCCCGTGCGTACAGGTAGCATTGTATTAAGAGactttactccgtacaaacgCCAAATATCCTGCAAAAGCTCCACCTAGCCCGCAGTCAACAAGCCCAGTCACTCGAATAATGGATAGATCACGTTCCTGGCTAACAGATAAACAGAGATTTTGATATAAACCGTTTCGGGCCTGTTACGGTTGTTTAGGGGGTTCCACAATATCCCATTTTATGGCCTGATTCCGGCTCTTGTCTGAACGTCAAAATGCTCCCGTAACTTCACTATATTGAGCGTTGTTGGGCGATTAAATCGCCCCAATAGTTAACTATGCCGAGGTCCACAAGATGGACCGGGCCAGCTCTTAGAACCATTGCTTGACTACGTGCGCTCGCATTGGAAAACTAGCAGCCAGAGCGCAGCAGACTTGTATGACTTATGGGTCAAGCCATGGAGAAAGGGGGACCTTGCAGACATCTAACAGCAACTCGCATAATCGCGTAGTGCGGAGAAGTTCACGGTTCGTCATATCGACGGTAGTGTCATCCACATCAAGAATTGGTGAGACGCCAGAATTTTGACGGCTCAATTAACAGTCATAGTTCGATTCAGTATGGCCCTGTCCTCGAGAACCCTCTGCATGCGGTGAAATAGTAGCTAGAACTCGGAGTGGGCGGCAGCGGAATGTGCTTTCTGTGGTACTGGCCCAAAACAATGGCTTCATTCTTTGCACAATCGACCTATTGAAAAAGAAACCTAATTTGAGGAATAAGATGCATAGGAGAATTGTTAGAGAGCTTAGAGGGTTGGTTGCGTTAAGGGCCTTGACGAAGTGCTGGAAATTTTATGTATGCTGATTTGAAGAACCTCGAAAGGGGTCGGCTTTGACAAGATGCCACGATGTTGAATCTCGGATGGACGAAAGAGTTTTACCAGAGATTGATGGTGAGGCAAGAATCCTAACTGCACAAACGTAATATCTCCATAGCCAAACAACTAGTTAATTATGAAAGATCTCTGAGATTGCGGACGAATCGCTTTGAATCCTCCAAGCTGCCAATGGAAAGGCGAGAGTTTTATGTGCAGAGAAGCGTCTATATCATATCGTTTGAGGCgcgcccccccccccccccccccccccccccctcaAGTTTTCACCCCACTAGTTAGCAACTAGATTCGAGTTAGACTCTGGCAGATGCTCTGGAGATCCATGACATGGGAGCACAAGGAGAAGCTATCCGCAAAAATAGCATATTGCTCTGCTGAGTTGTTCTTTAGAAAAGTTTCTGGGGCTGGAAATCACTTCCTTGCAAAGCAGTATGGCAATTGGGCAGAATTGTTTCAATGCAGTTCCTTTGAAACAATCACTTCTACTACTATGACCATCGCGGGCCCTTCAATTCGAGCACTGAGTGGCTTCAAGCGAGATTACAGTTCAATCAGATTGACTGTGAGAAGACAAGAAGAGAGACTaatgatgaggatgataTCAAAGAAGCAGAGACGATATTGCTAGTTGTTAAACATTTATTCAAGACTTCGAGTTTGATATTTGCAGATCGTAAAGCAGAGTGGCAGCAAAGATGCACAGATTCCAAGGTTCCGACAGTGTTACTACACGATGATCTCTCTTTGGAACAATATTCTGGTTGATGATGATTGAGAACTTCAAGGAATTGTTGACTGGGAATGCACACTAGCAGCAGAAAGCAGGCCTATCCTGATATTGGTTATTCAAAACTGCGATCTCCACAATCTTGCTTCAAAATGGATTAATCAATGGTCAGATGAGCTGGAGAAAGGTAAAGCACCGGGCAAAGTTTGGCTGCCCGGTTTCTTCAATGAATGCGAAACTCGATGCAAGATCCGAAATATATCTTCTAAATCGCTATATCTCTTATTGAATCTGCAGGCGTAATGATGTCGAAGAGGTGCGACGACTTTTCGGCAAATATTCCGATGATCTCTCTTCATCACGGCCGGAGACCAAGGTCAGAATGGGATGGGCCTCGGTTTGCAACCGCGGCACTGTTGCACTTCACTCCGGGGGATCGGCATGTAACTGAGATGTCAGACATCCCGGGGGCGGAAGCTTATCGGCGCACGACTGATGAGACATCCCGGACAGCAACTCCCAAGGCTCAACCACACAGTCCACCTGCCGCGTGCTCCACGCGCATATCGAAaaaggggggagggggagagagagccGTATGGAGAAGGTCTACCCCGATCGCCGAGCAAACAGGCGTCGAGCTGGGGAGAATCCGAGATAACCACGGATCCATGCTTCATCGGGCATCACATGGAGGCGCCGGGAGTGGGCGGCTATGGGGTAATGCGCGCTAATCCGCGCCcatctcctttcttttctccacGGGTCTCCGCATGCAGCAGGATACATACTGTACGCAGCTCGCCCAAGCGGAATTCCCCACCTCCTGTGGAGCGGTTAAGTCCTCTCATGGCTCCTCTTCCCCCATTTAATTTAGTTTATCTTTTTTCGGTTGGTGTTTGTCTGCTTGTCCGTGGCGCACGCGCCCTGGGAGAAGGATGTGGTGGTGGGATGGCCGCGGTTGTCGGCGGATTGCCGCTGATTCTCAGTCCCCGTGCAAAGCTAACAAAAGCTAACTTCCTGATCACCACCGGACGCATCTGCATGCCTGCAACGCCAAATCGTCCGTGCTTCACATGCTGACCACCAGTAGGGGGATGGAGCGAGAAGCAAATCGAGTCTGAGAATGATAGTTTGACGCCTGACCAAGCTCCCGTCATGCTGTGTGCGGACTCTGTCTACCCCACGCCGCGCCGGCTAAATGATGGGCGGCTTTCAAAGGCCCCTTTGCCGAACGGTAACTCGCCATTCACTCCATGGAGATCTTATCTGAGACAGATGAAACCCAAGGGGGATAAGAGTTAAAAGGTGTATCACAAGAGGCCATTGTACACGGGGTTACACCTAGGAAATTTGGTCTGCAAGGTTCGAATTGAATATCCGGGGATTTAGTTAACCAGTtagtctacggagtactccgtacaaccCTGCAGAACTCGAGGAGAGCTTGGCGAAATCTTTATCTGGCCTTTCATATCACTGCAGCGGGAACCAACTTTTCGCGAATCTGCCTCGCTTTGCTGATGTTATGTGACCAGGTTCAGCTCACCATCCAGGGAGGttttctgtttttctttttctttttctgctatCGCTGATAACCACTGATAACCCGGCCCCCCTTGAACAATCAGGCAAGGCGTATCGCAGTATTTCCCCGCCCGTTTTTCGAAGAATTAACTATCAGCCAGGCGTATTTTACGGGGGAACCTACTGACCCAGCGATCGATACTACCTGGCTGGAACTAGAAAACGTCACCTGAAATCGGCACCCTGTTGTCCAGCGATAGGCGTGCTTTCATATGCATACGTccaaaaaggagagagaagtGACATGGAATGGTGATAACGAGGGCTGTCGATCAAGTCAAATTGTACCGGCAGTGTCTTTGACTGGTCAAATTCCTCCTAAAAGAATCATGATTCGTCTGAGACATAAAGTACGATCCTGTTCTCTTGAGGTTCCCTTTGAAGTCCCTTATGTACAGTACTTGGTTGAGGGTAATATTGTTGGAAAACCGTACGTATGTGCGTGCACTGTGCAAAGAAACCGTAGAGCGCTGGAGATGCGTTGTTAAAATGGCACAGACTCATGCAAAACGTGCCTCTACAGTGCCGTCTGGAATAAATACGCAAATGCCCCGGCATGTAACAATAATATAATGCCGGCAAATGAGAACCCCCTTTTTGCCGGTTGACCTCGAAGAAAAATAGATCAGGCCCATTTCAACCTTTGACGTAGAAAtgctctcctctctctcggACCTCGATCTCATCACCGACATGGAGAGTGAATTCTAAACAGCAGGTAAGCTTCCATTTTTCCAGGACCATACAAAGTATGTATGtaagtatgtatgtacttaCTTCGAGCAACAGGCACAAGCATCATTCCCAAACACCCACTCTTCCCCGCCCCCGCGTCGATGTTCCTCATCGACCTCAGCGTCTTATCCGGCTCGACCTGATGTCTCTCGCCCGTGTCTGGGTCAACGTTCGGGAGCCGACATCTCACGGTGCGACACGCAACTATGACATCAACACCTTTTCCTTCGTCTTTGCGTTCATCGCCTCGATCGCCTTCGGCAGATGAAGGAGGCGCTTTCCTGCTCCGTGGACCCTGCACGATGCGAATGCGCTTCCAGTCATCCTCATCGTACGCTTCTAATCCTTCAAGCACGATATTCGGCCGGAACCTGCGGACAGAAAACTTGGGAATTGCGTACCGAACCTGTTCCGCGATGTTCCTGATACTGGCTAGGTTTTGCATTTGAACCGGGTACTCATCCGGAAAACCCATCGTTGGCTCGAATCCGAGGTCCGCTGCGGGTGGCGCGTTCCCGCGCACGGGGCGGTAGTGATCCGGATCAACGCGAAATAGCGAGAGTGGTTTGGTGCTTCCGAGGAAGGTAGCCAGGGAAGAAGGGATGTGGTCGCCATAATTGTAGGCGTTGGGTGTGTCTCTGAATATGCGGAATGGAATGGAAGGGTACTCGCCATCCGGCGGGTAGAGTGGTACTTGAAACGATTCCTCTCGCGAGCAGAGATTGAGCTTCATGCCAAGTTTGGTCAAGAAACTCGTCGCGATTCTGGGGTAGTTGATCACCAGGACACCCTTCGAACGGACCGCAGGAGCCTTGGGAGAGTACGATGGCAATGAAGGATCTGGAATCCAGATCTCCGGCCGGACAAGGGCCATTCTGCTGAATTTGCCGTCGCGAAGGGTGCGGCAGTCCCAACGGCCGGTGGTGGCATTCTTTTCAGCTGACCCATTCGTCTTTGACTCTCCTTCGGCGTTCCGGGTCTCAACGTACTCCGCGAAGGCGAACTGGCGATCGTACATCAAGCCCGTGTCGGTGCCATCAATGAAGTTGAACTCCACCCCGGCGCAGCTCTTAATAGGATAAACGATGAGAGCCTTGACTTTGATCTTCTTCCCCGCATGATCCTTGGAGCGTTTATGTACCCCCCGCGTGTTGTAGGAATGTTCATCGGCTAAGTTGGAACAGGATTTCAGTCCTAGTTTCCGGCATCCTCTCGGCTGTCGAGATCGAGAGCGGCGATCTGTGAGTTCGATGTAAAGAAGGAAAGCAAGGGGTGCGACGCAGATAAAGTAAACGATGAGGAGGGAAACGGAAACGGTGAGGCCGAAGCGAGGTATAACCCCCGTCAACCGTAGCATATCGATTGTTGGAGGCccgggagaaaaaaaaaaaaagaagaaaagaaaaggcgaGATCTAAACTAGAGAGCTATATGTTAATCTTGAGGCAGGAATCCTTTGAGATGTTTCAAGGGCTTTGCTGGCACTTTCAACAGCAAGTGACCCTTGGAGAGCCCCGGCCAGAGTTTCTCCGTAAGACACTTTGGCGGCTTGCTTTGTTAGCTTTGCTTTGTGCAAAAGCGTGATTTCAGTGGCTCGGAGGGACAGAACGTGAGAAAGGTGAATGAGTATCTGTATGTGTCAGTCTCTCGAGGAGTCATGGTTCCCAGAAATTCGTTGGAGAAGGGAGGGCCTTGACCGTGAATAGTTTTTGCCAACCCACGGGGCGACTCGTATTAAGTAGTCGATGTCGCCGAATTCGACAGCGGTGCAACCCAATGGAACGGACTTTCAAAGCCAACCGAAGCCGGAGTTTCTCTCAAAAAACTCGCCATCGTGATTAATaatatatgtactccgtaatgtGCTCGTCACTCGTCCATGCGATGATTCCAAACATCGAGAAGACGAGCTGTTGTGAAGGGCGCGGTGTCACGGCCAGCTAGGGAAGCTCGGCAAGCCTCAACGAATTGAATTTGCGACCACCAGCTCTCGGGATCTGATCCGCCTGGTGCCGGTTAAAGGCAAGTCCTTGCGGATGACCGGCGCCACATGGCGCCCATGAAAAGTATGAAGAGCAGAGAGTTGTCTCACAAGAATTGGCGGCAGCCGTAGCAGGCCGAAAAGCTCGCCAGGTCGGCATCCGCCCTTGTTCTGTGCGACAGAGCCGACATGAACGACTTGGTTCGTTCAGGAGTGAGCGAAGTACAGTACTTTGGGGTGGTGGCGCCGAGGATCTGCAAGAGCCCTGATCTCCATCTTTGGTCCATCATTCTGGTAGTTAACGTAGCTTAATTTATTAGTCTTTCTACGGAGGACATCCAGCACAGACAGACGCGCGACGGGAAGGATTCCTTAAGACACCCGCAGGCTTCTCAGGAGCATTAAACTTTAGCTACATATGGCCTTTGCATATCGATTCGTACTATCTTTGTGACTGCAGTTGAGCCCAGCAATGTAAGTAGTTGTGTTATCGCCCTTTTGAAGAGACGCGTCTCAAATCCGAGTGCAGAATCAAGTTCAAAAGTACATGCCCTGGACGGTATAGCACATCATACCATGACCATCGAAGACACCGCCCATTTCTCCAGTCCCGAAAGCCGTACGTATTCGACCTCGCGGTCTCTTATGCagccttttttcttttttttttttttccccccccttcATCACGAGCTAACTGCTGTAACCAGCCCGTTTGCGTCCACTTGGCGACGCGTCGTGCACCAAATTTGGTCTTCCCCCCGTGTCCCTGGGTAGTGGCGGGAGTGTGTCGACCGGCCTTCAGCGCTTAGATGTCGCCTTGGCCCTGCCGACGGAGCCGCAACCCTCACCTTTGGGACTTGGTTTGAGCCAGCGGTGTCTCTATGATTCCGCCGGCGGAGATGGGCCTGCGGGGGGAGTTCAGCGCGGAGAGGTGACGGAGATTGTGGGACCTAGAGCGTCGGGGAAGACGGTACTAGCGTGAGTTGCTATTGTTCTTTCTATCACTTAACCCTTTTGGATTGTTTTGCGGCCCCGTTAGAAGATGTGTGTTGACATATGGGGATTGTTGATAGGATGAGTTTGGCCGCGGAGGTGTTGCGATCGCATCGGAGCGTTGTGTGGGTCGGTAGGTTCTCGTCTTTCTACGCGTTATGTGATTTAGTCCTACagttctttttgctttttgctGAGACTTTATTATGCAGATACCGCGGGCCCAATGTGTCTCTCTCGCCTGGAGTCGTTGCTGCACGGCAAGGAGAACGTCACTGAGGACGGACCATCCCAAGCGACGGGCAGGAAAagccatcttcttcaaaggcTCTTACACTTCCATCCGCTCTCCCTGGCGCATCTCGTGGCCCTGGTCTCCCATCCACCCCGTGGGTTTCCGCCTGAGAACACAGGTCTGATTGTGATCGATTCGATTTCGTGCCTCTTTGCAGCTGAATTCCGACCCAGACTCCCCAAACGACTCCGCGAGACGAAATTATCCCGCACGGAGCAGGCCAAGCTGGACAAGGAGTCGAGACTGTACTTCAACCTTATTGGAAGCCTAGTGTCTGATCTACGAAGACTCGCCGTTCGCTTCAACTgtgctgttgttgttatCAATGAGATGGCCTCGCGGTTCAAACCATCGACGAGACCGATGCTCCACGAGGTTATTTCGGGGTTTACCTGGGACGCTGGCGTTACGACAAGAGTTCTTTTATACTGGCATTGGCTGCCGTGGGAGATGCGAGAGACAACAAAAGGAAAGGGCGTTCGGATTGCGGAGGTACAGAAGGTTGGTGGAATGACACTTATGGGGAGATCGGCGAAGCGGATTGTTCCCTTTGTAGTTGGAAAGGCGAGTCCTGATTATTGAATTCAGCTGAATGAAGTGGGAAGGCGGGGCGCTTCTGCTGACGATGACATTATCCAGACCGGTCTCCAGGAGTTTCTGGACGAGGAATCTATTTCCATACCGTCCTCTATGAAACAGAGTACGCCCCATGGTGGCATGGAAAAGCGGAAACTTGACGAGTTCGATAGTACTCCGAGTCATAGACCTAAGCTGGAGCCGACGATCGAGATCGTCAGTCCGGATGcggacgatgacgatgacgaaaTCCTCGATCCATTACCAGGTGCCACCGAGGAAGACTACGAAGTTCCAGATAGCGAGAGCGAGTTCGACGTCGACGAAATGATATCGATTGGCTCCAGAACGCCGTCCAACCGAGTTGAACCGGATGTGGAACTTCTTGTCCAGCATCTCGACAACGAGGCAGTCTATGAATGACATGACATGACTGGAGCAAGAAGACTACATGCAGAGTTAACGAGCGCCATGCAAATGGTCTCCCATACAATGCGCCCTGGTGGTCTCATCCATTATCAACAAGGCACAGGGCCACGAGGACATTCTGGAGGCATACGCTTGCATGTGGGTTGAAAGGCTTGTTGCTGCATGACAGTAAAGACTAATAATAGCCCTGCGGAATCATCGGCACTGGGACAAGACAAGTCAGGTTTCCCCGATGCTGTCATACTCCCAGACCACGTTTCAAGCTATTATCGTTCAACAGCAAGGGCTGGCCTTATGACTGACGTGGACCTCCGCCATTTAGTTGAATGCCATACTCTCCTATCACCAAAAATAGTCCAGTGCTCCGAGATGTTCCGTGGTCGTTTGCCTGACGGATGGGGTTTTAATTCTAGCATTGCGCGTCCTCCTGGATGTCTGTGAATTTTTCGATACTGGATGGTATGACGGGGCTCAGCTCAGGACAGATAGCGTGAGGATATATAGATTATCTCGACTCTGTGCTCCGTAGTGGTGACGGAGGAAAGGATGGCTGAGGGGGCGAATCCGGGGTAACGAGTAACAAAAAACGGTTGGGGTGGGCTCGGAGAAAGTCCAGAATACGCCCGGAGACAACGCACATTATTATCTTGATGCCGAATGGCCCGGGTTTGTGATGCGAATAAGCCCGTCGTTTTGAACGCGACTGTCATGCCAGCAAGAAGTCACTCTACAAGAGAGGGCATGAAGGCATATAACTGTGAACTGCATAGTACCTCATATTCGGTCACAGGAATACGTGCACATCCCGTCCTTATCGCAtgccgtactccgtacacccCGTAGAGAGTATGTACAACCACACAGGTAGCACCTTCCTCTTCTCAAAAGACGCCTACTGTATCTGTCGAACCTGCGGGCTTCGATGGCTTCACGTGCCTCGGCATGGGCACAGTCCCCCGTCTATCGCGCCTCCCCAATTTCCTCGAAACACCCGTCGTATTCGCATTCCAACAGCTCCCGACGCAAGGgcccagccaatcagcgcTTGGCATTAAGGCTGGAAAAAAGGAAGTGCTCAACTGGGGTAAGCGCAACCTTACCGCACACGGGCCCCACGAGCTAAATTCACCACGGCCAATGGGAGACGCGATGCGGTGGGGCGGGTCGAAATCTGTTGGGGGAAGCTAAGCAGCGGCCGGTGAGGAGCGGCGGCGGCCTTCCAAACTCGTTCTTCAGCCCCCCCGGCCAGGTGGAAGTATCATTTTTGCGTTGGAATTTTCTTTGCGATGAGTGGTGAGTTAACAGCAGTTGGGTTTGACAGTCGAAGGGCTGGTTTGCGGTTTGTTCCTCTGATGGGGCGAATTCGTCAACAAAGAGGCGAAGGATGATCTATTCCAAGGACGATGGTACGAGGACCCCGAAATACATGACGTTCGGTGTACGGAGTCCGGAGCGTGGAGACTGTTATACTTATGTAAGTTTTTCTGTTACATAAAGTTGTTGGGGACGAGGTACCTCGCTGTTCTTCTGTAACTCGGTGTGGTACTCGTTTGAGCTCGCCTGGACGGGGAaagcgaaaaagaaaaaaaaaaaaaagaaaagaaaagaaaaggaccCTTTTGCAGATTTCTGAACTGCTGTTATCTCTAGCTGTTGAAGTctgccagagcagtatttaTCACACCAGGAGTACAAAGTGCTGATGGTTGTCGAGGACAGTGCTTGTTGACCTTACAGGGTGGACGGAGTGAAAAAATACCGGGAGCTAGTAATCTTCGGCCTTGTTCCTCACCCCCAACAAGACCAACAATGTGTGTGCTCAAAGTTCGCTCCAGATCAGATGTATCCCTGTAATACACAGATAGATCAACCAGAGAATGCCGAGCgaaggaaagaaaaacagTTTGAAAAAGTGACGccacttttctttcttcttcctctttctgTATCCTCCTGGCATGTGTCTGTGGTCAACAAGAAGCTGAATTTGCAGTTTCAACAAATCTGTTGTGGACCTTGTTTGTGGCAGCCGCCTGGGGGCAcaatatttatctttttttcgTTCCCACTTCCATTTGCTCTTTTACCTTGGGAACGGAGCGGACAAGGAGTGGGAATTTATTGACCTCCTTCCCTCATCCTGACCTCACCCACTTTTTCTCATATCACCAGTCCTTTCTTTCCCACAACCCTCCTCCTGATCTCCTCGATCCCTTTGTGCCCCTTCCACAACCTAAGAGAGTCTCTCATTCAATCGTCCTCGATCGCATCCTCAACTCCATCGACACGTCCTACCGAAACCATGGCTGCCCCAGCCGTGGCTGCAGATGCCTCCAAGGCTCGCCCTGCCGGTGCTGATATCAAGAAGCCTCATATCACAGAGACGCCAATGACCTGGTCGAACTGGCACAAGCATGTTAACTGGCTGAACGTCACGCTGATCCTTCTCATTCCTCTGTATGGTTGTGTTCAAGCGTTCTGGGTTCCCCTCCAGCTCAAGACCGCTATCTGGGCTATTGCGTATTATTATATGACCGGTATTGGTATCACCGCTGGTATGTCTTCCCCCGTCGA includes:
- a CDS encoding uncharacterized protein (EggNog:ENOG410PPMP~COG:S), which codes for MKQSTPHGGMEKRKLDEFDSTPSHRPKLEPTIEIVSPDADDDDDEILDPLPGATEEDYEVPDSESEFDVDEMISIGSRTPSNRVEPDVELLVQHLDNEAVYE
- a CDS encoding uncharacterized protein (EggNog:ENOG410PKYB~COG:S~TransMembrane:1 (o12-36i)~BUSCO:5900at33183), with amino-acid sequence MLRLTGVIPRFGLTVSVSLLIVYFICVAPLAFLLYIELTDRRSRSRQPRGCRKLGLKSCSNLADEHSYNTRGVHKRSKDHAGKKIKVKALIVYPIKSCAGVEFNFIDGTDTGLMYDRQFAFAEYVETRNAEGESKTNGSAEKNATTGRWDCRTLRDGKFSRMALVRPEIWIPDPSLPSYSPKAPAVRSKGVLVINYPRIATSFLTKLGMKLNLCSREESFQVPLYPPDGEYPSIPFRIFRDTPNAYNYGDHIPSSLATFLGSTKPLSLFRVDPDHYRPVRGNAPPAADLGFEPTMGFPDEYPVQMQNLASIRNIAEQVRYAIPKFSVRRFRPNIVLEGLEAYDEDDWKRIRIVQGPRSRKAPPSSAEGDRGDERKDEGKGVDVIVACRTVRCRLPNVDPDTGERHQVEPDKTLRSMRNIDAGAGKSGCLGMMLVPVARKFTLHVGDEIEVRERGEHFYVKG
- a CDS encoding uncharacterized protein (EggNog:ENOG410PPMP~COG:S); the encoded protein is MTIEDTAHFSSPESPRLRPLGDASCTKFGLPPVSLGSGGSVSTGLQRLDVALALPTEPQPSPLGLGLSQRCLYDSAGGDGPAGGVQRGEVTEIVGPRASGKTVLAMSLAAEVLRSHRSVVWVDTAGPMCLSRLESLLHGKENVTEDGPSQATGRKSHLLQRLLHFHPLSLAHLVALVSHPPRGFPPENTGLIVIDSISCLFAAEFRPRLPKRLRETKLSRTEQAKLDKESRLYFNLIGSLVSDLRRLAVRFNCAVVVINEMASRFKPSTRPMLHEVISGFTWDAGVTTRVLLYWHWLPWEMRETTKGKGVRIAEVQKVGGMTLMGRSAKRIVPFVVGKASPDY